A DNA window from Drosophila pseudoobscura strain MV-25-SWS-2005 chromosome 2, UCI_Dpse_MV25, whole genome shotgun sequence contains the following coding sequences:
- the LOC6896888 gene encoding Y+L amino acid transporter 2 isoform X2: METESLNRKNSSRKSSIVNGNGDASTKLTNGDADGGDGGDGGGGEVTLKAKMSLLNGCTVIVGSIIGSGIFVSPTGVLMYTGSVNLALIVWVASGLFSMVGAYCYAELGTMITKSGADYAYIMETFGPFMAFIRLWIECMIVRPCSQAIVALTFSTYVLKPFFPECSPPEDSARLLAVCCILVLTLINCWDVKWATAVQDIFTYAKLLALFIIIATGMYQLSLGNVQYFTFDNTDTRVTSLALSFYSGLFAYNGWNYLNFIIEELKDPVKNLPRAIAISCTLVTIVYVMANVSFYTILSPDEVMGSSAVAVTYAERAFGALAWTIPVFVALSTFGAVNGILLTSSRLFYAGANEGQMPEILTMIQIQRFTPTPAVLAMALLSMLYLTVSDIFALINYVGFATWLSIGVSVLCLPWLRWAQPNLPRPIRVPLVFPIVYLLATVFVTVVPMYASPVETGYGILMILSSIPVYLVFIAWKNKPIWFQKFMGGLTQTLQKLMMVVRPKASSK; this comes from the exons ATGGAAACGGAGTCGTTGAATCGCAAGAATTCCTCGCGGAAGAGCTCCATtgtgaatgggaatggagaTGCCTCGACCAAATTGACCAACGGAGATGCAGATGGCGGCGatggcggcgacggcggcggtgGCGAGGTGACGCTGAAGGCCAAGATGAGTCTCCTCAACGGCTGCACGGTCATCGTGGGCTCCATCATTGGCTCGGGCATCTTTGTCTCACCCACGGGCGTGCTGATGTACACGGGCAGCGTGAACCTGGCCCTCATCGTGTGGGTGGCTTCCGGACTTTTCTCGATG GTGGGCGCCTATTGCTATGCCGAACTGGGAACGATGATCACCAAGTCTGGCGCCGATTATGCATACATCATGGAGACCTTTGGACCGTTCATGGCCTTCATCCGGCTCTGGATCGAGTGCATGATCGTGCGTCCCTGCTCGCAGGCCATCGTGGCCCTCACCTTCAGTACCTATGTGCTGAAGCCCTTCTTTCCCGAGTGCTCCCCGCCAGAAGATTCGGCTCGTCTCCTGGCCGTTTGCTGCATCT TGGTGCTGACCCTAATCAACTGCTGGGACGTTAAATGGGCCACCGCTGTGCAGGATATCTTCACATATGCCAAA CTGCTGGCTTTGTTCATCATCATTGCGACGGGCATGTACCAATTGTCGCTGGGCAATGTCCAGTACTTTACGTTCGACAACACTGACACCAGAGTCACGTCGCTGGCCCTGTCCTTCTACTCGGGCCTGTTTGCGTACAACGGCTG GAATTACTTGAACTTTATCATCGAGGAGCTGAAGGATCCCGTCAAGAATCTGCCCCGCGCCATTGCCATCAGCTGCACCCTGGTGACCATCGTCTATGTGATGGCGAATGTGTCCTTCTACACCATCCTGTCGCCCGATGAGGTCATGGGTTCCtcggcggtggcggtgacCTACGCGGAGCGAGCCTTCGGGGCGTTGGCCTGGACCATTCCCG TCTTTGTGGCCTTGTCCACCTTTGGAGCTGTGAATGGCATCCTTTTGACCTCGTCGCGTCTGTTCTATGCCGGTGCCAACGAGGGACAGATGCCCGAGATCCTAACGATGATCCAGATCCAGAGATTCACGCCGACACCAGCTGTGCTGGCCATGGCCCTGCTCTCCATGCTGTACCTCACCGTCTCCGACATCTTTGCGCTGATCAACTACGTGGGATTCGCCACCTGG TTGAGCATCGGCGTCTCTGTCCTGTGCCTGCCGTGGCTCCGCTGGGCCCAGCCCAATCTGCCGCGTCCCATCCGGGTGCCGTTGGTCTTCCCGATTGTCTACCTGCTGGCCACCGTGTTCGTGACCGTGGTGCCCATGTACGCCAGTCCCGTGGAGACGGGCTACGGCATTCTGATGATCCTCTCGAGCATACCCGTCTATCTGGTGTTCATTGCCTGGAAGAACAAGCCCATCTGGTTCCAGAAGTTCATGG GCGGACTGACACAAACCCTACAGAAACTGATGATGGTTGTGCGCCCCAAGGCGTCGTCCAAG TAA
- the LOC6896888 gene encoding Y+L amino acid transporter 2 isoform X1, with protein METESLNRKNSSRKSSIVNGNGDASTKLTNGDADGGDGGDGGGGEVTLKAKMSLLNGCTVIVGSIIGSGIFVSPTGVLMYTGSVNLALIVWVASGLFSMVGAYCYAELGTMITKSGADYAYIMETFGPFMAFIRLWIECMIVRPCSQAIVALTFSTYVLKPFFPECSPPEDSARLLAVCCILVLTLINCWDVKWATAVQDIFTYAKLLALFIIIATGMYQLSLGNVQYFTFDNTDTRVTSLALSFYSGLFAYNGWNYLNFIIEELKDPVKNLPRAIAISCTLVTIVYVMANVSFYTILSPDEVMGSSAVAVTYAERAFGALAWTIPVFVALSTFGAVNGILLTSSRLFYAGANEGQMPEILTMIQIQRFTPTPAVLAMALLSMLYLTVSDIFALINYVGFATWLSIGVSVLCLPWLRWAQPNLPRPIRVPLVFPIVYLLATVFVTVVPMYASPVETGYGILMILSSIPVYLVFIAWKNKPIWFQKFMVSITHFLQKLLMVLGRQTKPAQV; from the exons ATGGAAACGGAGTCGTTGAATCGCAAGAATTCCTCGCGGAAGAGCTCCATtgtgaatgggaatggagaTGCCTCGACCAAATTGACCAACGGAGATGCAGATGGCGGCGatggcggcgacggcggcggtgGCGAGGTGACGCTGAAGGCCAAGATGAGTCTCCTCAACGGCTGCACGGTCATCGTGGGCTCCATCATTGGCTCGGGCATCTTTGTCTCACCCACGGGCGTGCTGATGTACACGGGCAGCGTGAACCTGGCCCTCATCGTGTGGGTGGCTTCCGGACTTTTCTCGATG GTGGGCGCCTATTGCTATGCCGAACTGGGAACGATGATCACCAAGTCTGGCGCCGATTATGCATACATCATGGAGACCTTTGGACCGTTCATGGCCTTCATCCGGCTCTGGATCGAGTGCATGATCGTGCGTCCCTGCTCGCAGGCCATCGTGGCCCTCACCTTCAGTACCTATGTGCTGAAGCCCTTCTTTCCCGAGTGCTCCCCGCCAGAAGATTCGGCTCGTCTCCTGGCCGTTTGCTGCATCT TGGTGCTGACCCTAATCAACTGCTGGGACGTTAAATGGGCCACCGCTGTGCAGGATATCTTCACATATGCCAAA CTGCTGGCTTTGTTCATCATCATTGCGACGGGCATGTACCAATTGTCGCTGGGCAATGTCCAGTACTTTACGTTCGACAACACTGACACCAGAGTCACGTCGCTGGCCCTGTCCTTCTACTCGGGCCTGTTTGCGTACAACGGCTG GAATTACTTGAACTTTATCATCGAGGAGCTGAAGGATCCCGTCAAGAATCTGCCCCGCGCCATTGCCATCAGCTGCACCCTGGTGACCATCGTCTATGTGATGGCGAATGTGTCCTTCTACACCATCCTGTCGCCCGATGAGGTCATGGGTTCCtcggcggtggcggtgacCTACGCGGAGCGAGCCTTCGGGGCGTTGGCCTGGACCATTCCCG TCTTTGTGGCCTTGTCCACCTTTGGAGCTGTGAATGGCATCCTTTTGACCTCGTCGCGTCTGTTCTATGCCGGTGCCAACGAGGGACAGATGCCCGAGATCCTAACGATGATCCAGATCCAGAGATTCACGCCGACACCAGCTGTGCTGGCCATGGCCCTGCTCTCCATGCTGTACCTCACCGTCTCCGACATCTTTGCGCTGATCAACTACGTGGGATTCGCCACCTGG TTGAGCATCGGCGTCTCTGTCCTGTGCCTGCCGTGGCTCCGCTGGGCCCAGCCCAATCTGCCGCGTCCCATCCGGGTGCCGTTGGTCTTCCCGATTGTCTACCTGCTGGCCACCGTGTTCGTGACCGTGGTGCCCATGTACGCCAGTCCCGTGGAGACGGGCTACGGCATTCTGATGATCCTCTCGAGCATACCCGTCTATCTGGTGTTCATTGCCTGGAAGAACAAGCCCATCTGGTTCCAGAAGTTCATGG TAAGCATCACACACTTCCTACAAAAGCTGCTCATGGTACTCGGAAGGCAAACGAAACCAGCTCAGGTGTAA
- the LOC4800724 gene encoding uncharacterized protein produces the protein MNSPISKRCHHVMVALTDTNRRYHPELLEGTSLDDEFKILDRKSVLLRMPMASKSKQEEVPRYYRHLEFDAIGYECEPHVREQLSDLVGDMFRQRRHGCLLRLTPHRTNNMNLLTRLLVTEVDSIMLLYRYRLKCVNVEYFDLRKFDMANMLLQPGSAIRPSSRRQVQSGRTVQSTRELLQWLLNDFPAIRSRSVGDDYIDIQFVFRDGLHAVRQLHFTLFQIFGCEDRQDMADFFRDLPLGKQSNSTLLTDCIKESFDFQRPIGTLVMIELPTGRESQTAMTRKLLKLADVAYVSIVKAHQAATNPKARAKAVPASQSSTNLQKITPSCSFKNSFPSVSNISNSLVRRGGKLSSEDYNSLAYWYNRIDSKLLELQLSMEEHYMALYRQKGLTICSELRSMETDESAGDGQPPPMASSREQETACAYTELMKQFRKLEIDVKKTSFASTLNVYIGTKNHELAEMEKACKLKAIANMRLTLIEFMKPESEAEPHSN, from the coding sequence ATGAATTCGCCGATAAGCAAGCGATGCCACCACGTGATGGTGGCCCTAACAGACACCAATCGACGATACCACCCCGAATTGCTGGAGGGCACCAGCCTGGACGACGAATTCAAGATACTGGATCGAAAATCCGTGCTCCTGCGCATGCCGATGGCCTCCAAGTCGAAGCAGGAAGAAGTACCGCGCTATTATCGCCACCTGGAGTTCGATGCGATTGGCTACGAGTGCGAGCCGCATGTGCGGGAGCAGCTGAGCGATCTGGTGGGCGACATGTTCCGGCAGCGTCGTCATGGCTGTCTCCTGCGCCTGACGCCGCACCGCACCAACAACATGAACCTGTTGACGCGCCTGCTGGTCACGGAGGTGGACAGCATAATGCTGCTGTATCGCTACCGCCTCAAATGCGTCAATGTGGAATACTTTGACCTGCGGAAGTTCGACATGgccaacatgctgctgcagccagGTTCAGCGATCCGTCCGTCGAGTCGTCGTCAAGTGCAGAGCGGCCGCACCGTGCAGAGCACTCGGGAGCTGTTGCAGTGGCTACTCAACGATTTCCCCGCCATCCGGAGCCGGTCCGTGGGCGACGACTACATCGACATTCAGTTTGTATTTCGCGATGGCCTGCATGCGGTTCGCCAGCTGCATTTCACCCTGTTCCAGATCTTTGGCTGCGAGGACCGGCAGGACATGGCGGACTTCTTCAGGGACCTGCCGCTGGGgaagcagagcaacagcaccCTGCTCACCGACTGCATCAAGGAGTCCTTCGACTTTCAGCGTCCCATCGGCACATTGGTGATGATCGAGCTGCCGACGGGACGAGAATCGCAGACGGCGATGACCCGTAAGCTGCTGAAATTGGCCGATGTGGCCTACGTGTCCATCGTCAAGGCCCACCAAGCAGCCACCAATCCGAAGGCGCGAGCGAAGGCAGTACCAGCCTCACAGAGCTCCACGAATCTACAGAAAATCACACCGAGCTGCAGCTTCAAAAACTCCTTCCCGTCAGTGTCCAATATTTCCAACTCCCTGGTCCGTCGCGGGGGGAAACTCTCAAGCGAGGACTACAACAGCCTCGCCTACTGGTACAATCGCATCGACTCgaagctgctggagctgcagctcaGCATGGAGGAGCACTACATGGCCCTGTATCGCCAGAAGGGCTTGACGATCTGCAGCGAACTCCGCTCCATGGAGACCGACGAAAGCGCCGGCGATGGCCAGCCCCCGCCAATGGCCAGCAGTCGAGAGCAGGAGACGGCCTGCGCGTACACGGAGCTGATGAAACAGTTCCGAAAGCTGGAGATCGATGTGAAGAAGACCAGCTTTGCCTCCACCCTGAACGTCTACATTGGCACCAAGAACCACGAGCTGGCGGAGATGGAGAAGGCGTGCAAGCTGAAGGCCATTGCAAACATGAGACTCACTTTGATAGAGTTCATGAAGCCAGAGTCGGAAGCGGAACCTCATTCGAATTAG
- the Gcn2 gene encoding eIF-2-alpha kinase GCN2, whose protein sequence is MAAKESFRDRQTQELEVIKAIFGADVEDLRPQSDPNQWKPTDIKILLTPLRDSSNGHTQAYVCTKLHVTCPSKYPKITPKIALEESKGMSDQLLDALRSQLKAQSEELRGEVMIYELAQTVQAFLLQHNKPPKGSFYDQMLQDKQKREQELLDKKIQKETLQRQTLIDEVERRKEMFKTEAKRRGEPRRSMSESNNRHASSSESSENSSPYYRGHMYPNKCLDHRSTETLYFHKVGRQIQRGCCLGHSQRGFIAYVGIDMHCGQLLYITEWNIKYSQIEQPCSGNGKCHWGNEPKCLGNHRVDDVIASIEKQVATLSQLQHKNLIQYECVLCIKRKEGLLVYLVQDFLLGTSVFSISSSLGWCMDGARMVARGVLDALVFLHNKGVCHSHLLDSTVFMDNTGTVRCTDFSLVPNLLELIGGAGQSSSQGDLPALGALVEALMPTNSYEMRDFVDKCNSDRTLSASELLEHPFLRFYVDNGQQHPHQQLLPQQRNPIPAQRTGPPMPYQIPTLALSQSRLRTEFEVLMYLGKGAFGDVLKVRNILDNREYAIKRIPLPARSRQLYKKMTREVELLSRLNHENVVRYFNSWIESVNDADAAEMDKLLGGEWSQSQQELSVKPAKSPQLGIAVTEDEEEDSSSSMWNAYIPTVEDSDSDDGIEFVDSDGQVAVYDNDEDNDDEDSTRGRTNSPRPLMQVMYIQMEFCEKCTLRTAIDDNLFENTDRLWRLFREIAEGLSHIHQQGIIHRDLKPVNIFLDSHDQIKIGDFGLATTSFLALQAHEYPSQLPAQHITSTEDGTGTGKVGTTLYVAPELTGNASKSVYNQKVDMYTLGIILFEMCQPPFDTSMERAQTIMALRNACITIPEGMLKDSKYEKTVKMLRWLLSHDPAQRPTAEELLISDLVPPAELEANELQEMLRHALANPQSKAYKNLVARCLQQESDEVLEHTYHLGSSRAMKSWNSAIVIDDIVSLNPVFEFVKAKVVNLFRKHGAIEVDSPLLSPLSSRNCSASANANAVHLMTHSGCVVVLPCDLRTQFARHVTMNGVNLIRRYCVDRVYREERVFNFHPKQNYECSFDIITPSAGSHLVDAELLSLAFEITSELPRLRERNLAIRMNHTNLLRAILIFCNVPKSQYSALFEGTMDFIESRISRFQFHSSITVIMEKSRTSAQTLMDMLLANFLLTGSRSSVEESALKSLMRGKGEAASLARGALRELENVVELAYSLGVTCPIQIWAGLPISFERASSGGIVWQMTADLKPNRSGNPSVLAVGERYDAMLHEFQRQAQSYNQTLPPRGVLSGAGLSFSLDKLVAAVGVEYAKDCRAIDVGICVCGTRPPLKDVTYIMRLLWSVGIRCGIVETASGAGDEAQDLARLGALHVILVAENGSLRVRSFERERFQERHVNRAELVDFIQKLLRAESANGASVDYSASQLSNMSTGGGSSSNRDRGGDGNGLSTSASNVSIKNSYSQLPNVQVTFLTHDKPTANYKRRLENQVAQQMGSTLAQFMKKESFVVLVVELPPAVVNAFVGAINPREIRKKETEQEFNFVIERFSKYKRYIVEIHDEVVDYLSDAKTPIVALYSISDSYYRVII, encoded by the exons ATGGCAGCGAAGGAATCTTTTCGCGACAGGCAGACACAGGAGCTGGAGGTCATAAAG GCCATCTTTGGAGCCGACGTAGAGGATCTGCGGCCACAGAGCGATCCCAACCAATGGAAGCCCACGGACATTAAGATCCTGTTGACACCGCTGCGGGACTCGTCCAACGGGCACACGCAGGCCTATGTGTGCACCAAACTCCATGTAACATGTCCCTCCAAGTACCCAAAAAT AACACCAAAAATCGCCTTGGAGGAGTCCAAGGGAATGTCGGATCAGCTGCTGGACGCACTGCGGAGCCAGCTGAAGGCCCAATCGGAGGAGTTGCGGGGCGAAGTAATGATCTACGAGCTGGCCCAGACCGTCCAGGCCTTCCTCCTGCAGCACAACAAGCCGCCCAAGGGCTCGTTCTACGACCAAATGCTGCAGGACAAACAGAAGCGGGAACAGGAGCTGCTGgacaaaaagatacaaaaggaAACACTTCAGCGACAGACCCTCATCGATGAGGTGGAGCGCCGCAAGGAAATGTTCAAAACGGAGGCCAAGCGGCGCGGTGAGCCCCGCCGCAGCATGAGCGAGTCGAACAACCGGCATGCCAGCTCATCGGAGAGCTCGGAGAACTCCTCGCCCTACTACCGCGGCCACATGTACCCCAACAAGTGCCTGGACCATCGCAGCACAGAGACACTGTATTTCCACAAGGTGGGGCGTCAGATACAACGCGGCTGCTGTTTGG gCCACTCGCAGCGCGGCTTTATCGCCTACGTGGGCATCGATATGCACTGCGGCCAGCTGCTGTACATCACGGAGTGGAACATCAAGTACTCCCAGATCGAGCAGCCctgcagcggcaacggcaagtGCCACTGGGGCAACGAGCCCAAGTGCCTGGGCAATCATCGCGTCGACGATGTAATCGCCTCCATCGAGAAGCAGGTCGCCACCCTGTCCCAGCTGCAGCACAAGAATCTCATCCAATACGAGTGCGTGCTGTGCATCAAGCGGAAGGAGGGACTGCTCGTCTATTTGGTGCAGGATTTCCTGCTGGGCACGAGTGTCTTCAGCATCTCCTCCTCGCTGGGCTGGTGCATGGACGGGGCGCGCATGGTGGCCCGCGGCGTGCTGGACGCCCTCGTCTTCCTCCACAACAAGGGCGTCTGTCACAGCCACCTGTTGGACAGCACCGTCTTCATGGACAACACGGGAACGGTGCGCTGCACGGACTTCTCGTTGGTGCCCAATCTGCTGGAGCTGATTGGTGGCGCCGGACAGAGCAGCAGTCAAGGGGATCTGCCAGCACTGGGCGCCCTGGTGGAGGCACTGATGCCAACGAATAGCTACGAGATGCGCGACTTTGTGGACAA ATGCAATTCCGATCGCACGCTCTCCGCCTCGGAGCTGCTGGAGCATCCTTTCCTGCGTTTCTATGTGGACAATGGCCAGCAGCATCCGCACCAGCAGCTCCTGCCACAGCAAAGGAACCCCATTCCTGCACAGCGCACAGGGCCGCCCATGCCCTACCAAATACCCACACTGGCTCTGAGCCAGTCCCGCCTGCGAACCGAGTTCGAGGTGCTCATGTATCTGGGCAAGGGCGCCTTCGGGGACGTCCTGAAGGTGCGCAACATCCTGGACAACAGGGAGTATGCCATCAAGCGCATACCCCTGCCCGCCCGCAGTCGCCAGCTGTACAAGAAGATGACCCGCGAAGTGGAGTTGCTGTCGCGCCTGAACCACGAGAATGTGGTGCGGTACTTCAACAGTTGGATCGAGAGCGTGAACGATGCCGATGCAGCGGAAATGGACAAACTGCTGGGCGGCGAGtggtcgcagagccagcaggaaTTGAGCGTGAAGCCTGCAAAGTCGCCGCAACTGGGCATCGCCGTGAcagaggatgaggaggaggacagTTCATCGAGCATGTGGAATGCCTACAT ACCCACCGTGGAGGACTCCGATTCGGACGATGGCATCGAGTTTGTGGACTCGGATGGTCAGGTGGCTGTCTACGACAATGACGAGGACAACGACGATGAGGATTCCACCAGAGGCAGAACCAACTCGCCGCGTCCCCTCATGCAAGTGATGTACATCCAAATGGAGTTCTGTGAAAAGTGCACCCTGCG CACCGCCATCGATGACAATTTGTTTGAGAACACGGATCGCTTGTGGCGCTTGTTTCGGGAGATCGCCGAGGGCCTTTCGCACATCCACCAGCAGGGTATCATCCATCGGGACCTCAAGCCGGTGAATATTTTCTTGGATTCCCACGATCAGATCAAGATTGGAGACTTTGGGCTCGCGACCACCAGCTTTCTGGCCCTGCAGGCCCACGAGTATCCATCGCAATTGCCGGCGCAGCATATAACCAGCACCGAGGacggcacgggcacgggcaaaGTGGGCACCACTCTGTACGTGGCGCCCGAGCTGACGGGCAATGCCTCCAAGTCTGTGTACAACCAGAAGGTGGACATGTACACGCTGGGCATCATTCTGTTTGAGATGTGCCAGCCGCCGTTCGACACGAGCATGGAGCGGGCCCAGACCATAATGGCCCTCAGGAATGCCTGCATAACGATACCCGAGGGCATGCTTAAGGATTCCAAATACGAGAAGACCGTCAAG ATGCTTCGCTGGCTGCTGAGCCACGATCCCGCACAACGGCCCACTGCTGAGGAGCTGCTCATCTCGGATCTGGTGCCGCCGGCGGAACTGGAGGCCAACGAGCTGCAGGAAATGCTGCGCCATGCCCTGGCCAATCCCCAGAGCAAGGCCTACAAGAATCTGGTGGCCCGCTGTCTGCAGCAGGAGAGCGATGAGGTCCTCGAGCACACCTACCATTTGGGCAGCAGTCGGGCGATGAAGTCCTGGAACTCGGCCATCGTCATCGACGACATTGTGTCCCTCAATCCAGTCTTTGAGTTTGTCAAGGCCAAGGTCGTGAATCTCTTCCGCAAACACGGCGCCATCGAAGTGGATTCGCCGCTGCTGTCGCCGCTTTCGTCGCGGAActgcagcgccagcgccaatgccaatgccgtGCACTTGATGACCCACTCCGGCTGCGTGGTGGTCCTCCCGTGCGACCTGAGGACCCAGTTTGCCCGCCATGTCACCATGAACGGGGTGAATCTCATCCGTCGCTACTGCGTGGATCGTGTGTACCGCGAGGAGCGGGTCTTCAACTTCCATCCGAAGCAGAACTACGAGTGCTCCTTCGACATCATCACCCCCTCCGCCGGCAGCCATCTGGTGGACGCGGAACTGCTCTCTCTGGCCTTCGAGATCACCAGCGAACTGCCGCGCCTGCGCGAACGGAACCTCGCCATCCGCATGAACCACACGAATCTTCTCCGGGCCATTCTCATTTTCTGCAACGTTCCCAAATCTCAATATTCGGCCCTGTTCGAGGGCACCATGGACTTTATTGAGTCGCGCATCTCCCGCTTTCAGTTCCACTCCAGCATCACGGTGATCATGGAGAAGTCACGCACCTCGGCACAGACTCTGATGGACATGCTGTTGGCCAACTTCCTGCTGACGGGCTCGCGCAGCAGCGTGGAGGAGTCCGCCTTGAAGTCCCTGATGCGCGGCAAGGGCGAGGCGGCATCCCTGGCCCGCGGGGCACTGCGCGAACTGGAGAATGTGGTGGAGCTGGCCTACAGTCTGGGCGTAACC TGTCCTATTCAGATTTGGGCCGGTCTGCCCATCAGCTTTGAGCGCGCCAGCAGCGGCGGAATCGTTTGGCAAATGACGGCCGACCTGAAACCGAACCGTTCGGGCAATCCCTCCGTGTTGGCGGTGGGAGAGCGCTACGATGCCATGCTCCACGAGTTCCAGCGGCAGGCGCAGAGCTACAATCAGACCCTGCCGCCGCGTGGTGTGCTCAGTGGAGCGGGTCTGTCCTTCTCGCTGGACAAGCTGGTGGCTGCCGTGGGCGTGGAGTATGCCAAGGACTGCCGGGCCATCGATGTGGGCATCTGTGTGTGCGGCACGCGGCCACCGCTCAAGGATGTCACGTACATCATGCGCCTGCTCTGGTCGGTGGGCATCAGGTGCGGCATTGTGGAGACGGCCAGTGGTGCCGGCGATGAGGCTCAGGATCTGGCGCGACTGGGTGCCCTGCACGTCATCCTGGTGGCAGAGAATGGCTCGCTGCGCGTGCGCTCCTTCGAAAGAGAGCGCTTCCAGGAGCGCCACGTAAACAGGGCAGAACTGGTGGACTTTATACAGAAGCTGCTTCGCGCCGAGAGTGCGAACGGGGCGTCGGTGGACTACTCGGCCAGCCAGCTGTCCAACATGAGcactggcggcggcagcagcagcaaccgagATCGTGGAGGCGATGGCAACGGCCTGAGCACCTCCGCATCGAATGTGTCGATCAAGAACAGCTACAGCCAGCTGCCCAATGTCCAGGTCACGTTCCTCACCCACGACAAACCCACGGCGAACTACAAGCGCCGGCTGGAGAACCAGGTGGCCCAACAGATGGGCTCCACCCTCGCCCAGTTCATGAAGAAGGAGTCGTtcgtggtgctggtggtggagcTGCCACCGGCGGTGGTCAATGCCTTTGTGGGTGCCATAAATCCGCGCGAGATACGCAAGAAAGAGACTGAACaggaatttaattttgttatcGAAAG attTTCCAAATACAAACGCTATATAGTGGAGATACACGACGAAGTTGTGGACTATCTGAGCGATGCCAAGACACCCATTGTGGCCTTGTACAGCATATCCGATTCCTACTATCGTGTGATTATCTGA